In Musa acuminata AAA Group cultivar baxijiao chromosome BXJ2-8, Cavendish_Baxijiao_AAA, whole genome shotgun sequence, one genomic interval encodes:
- the LOC103994033 gene encoding 17.3 kDa class I heat shock protein, with translation MLTFNPASAAPFNPTQKLQNSAIGSPCPHSPAFFLRSIGPKMSLTPFGFGPRQSNIFDPFSLDLWDPFEGFPFDSNLSFPRIPFPTSSYAGAASAFAADTRIDWKETPEAHVFKADLPGLRKEEVKVEVEDGRVLQISGERSREHEEKTDTWHRVERSSGRFLRRFRLPENAKVEQVKAAMEDGVLTVTVPKEGVKKPNVKSIEISG, from the coding sequence ATGCTCACGTTTAACCCTGCGTCCGCCGCCCCTTTCAATCCCACCCAGAAGCTTCAGAATTCCGCCATCGGTAGTCCCTGTCCCCATTCACCGGCCTTCTTCTTGCGATCGATCGGACCAAAGATGTCGCTCACCCCCTTCGGATTCGGCCCTCGGCAGAGCAACATCTTCGATCCCTTTTCCCTCGACCTCTGGGACCCCTTCGAAGGCTTCCCCTTCGATTCCAACCTCTCGTTCCCCCGGATCCCCTTCCCCACCTCCTCCTACGCCGGCGCAGCCTCGGCTTTCGCCGCTGACACTCGCATCGACTGGAAGGAGACTCCGGAGGCGCACGTGTTCAAGGCCGACCTTCCGGGGCTGAGGAAAGAGGAGGTCAAGGTGGAGGTGGAGGACGGCCGCGTCCTCCAGATCAGCGGCGAGCGGAGCCGCGAGCACGAGGAGAAGACCGACACCTGGCACCGCGTCGAGCGGAGCAGCGGCAGGTTCCTCCGGAGGTTCCGGCTCCCCGAGAACGCCAAGGTGGAGCAGGTGAAGGCGGCCATGGAGGACGGCGTGCTCACCGTCACCGTGCCCAAGGAGGGGGTCAAGAAGCCCAATGTCAAGTCCATCGAGATCTCCGGTTGA
- the LOC135584887 gene encoding serine/threonine-protein kinase BSK5-like, with translation MGVRCSTLSLCWWPTHFKSSVLEPDDLENGGGDGDGMFTEYSLEELRAATDGFSPEHIVSEHGQKAPNVVYRGRLFPGDRAVAIKRFNKFAWPDARQFLEEARAVGQLRSERLANLIGCCCEGDERLLVAEFMPHETLAKHLFHWDTQPLSWTMRIRVALYLAQALEYCSSRGRALYHDLNAYRVLFDQDGNPRLSCFGLMKNSRDGKSYSTNLAFTPPEYLRTGRVIPESVVYSFGTLLLDLLSGKHIPPSHALDLIRSKNFRTLMDSCLEGHFSNADGTELVRLASRCLQYEPRERPNVKSLVTSLGSLEKDAEVPSYTLMGILNGPVTSKQMIKLSPLGEACARLDLVGIYEILEKVGYKDEEGLANDLSFQAWTSQIQETLNFKKHGDNAFLAKDFETAIDCYTQFIDGGTMTSPTVLARRCVSYLMNNMLQEALGDAMQAQEASPEWPTAYYLQAAVLLSLGMDSDAEETIKHGAKLEAKRKTRT, from the exons ATGGGAGTTCGATGCTCCACATTGTCCCTGTGCTGGTGGCCGACCCACTTCAAGTCCTCTGTGCTCGAGCCGGATGATCTCG AGAACGGGGgaggcgacggcgacggcatGTTCACGGAGTACAGCTTGGAGGAGCTGCGGGCCGCCACGGACGGCTTCTCGCCCGAACACATCGTCTCGGAGCACGGGCAGAAGGCCCCCAATGTCGTCTACAGGGGCCGCCTCTTCCCCGGCGACCGCGCCGTCGCCATCAAGCGCTTCAACAAGTTCGCTTGGCCCGACGCCCGCCAATTCCTC GAGGAGGCGAGGGCGGTGGGGCAGCTCCGAAGCGAGCGGCTGGCCAATCTCATCGGTTGCTGCTGCGAGGGCGACGAGCGGCTGCTGGTGGCGGAGTTCATGCCCCATGAGACCCTGGCCAAGCACCTCTTCCACT GGGATACACAGCCTTTGAGTTGGACGATGAGGATAAGGGTGGCATTGTACCTTGCACAGGCATTAGAATACTGCAGCAGCAGAGGGCGTGCACTGTATCATGATCTCAACGCGTATAGAGTTCTCTTCGATCAG GATGGTAATCCCAGGCTGTCCTGTTTCGGACTCATGAAGAATAGTAGAGATGGGAAGAGCTACAGCACAAACTTGGCCTTCACACCTCCAGAGTACCTCAGGACAG GGAGAGTGATACCAGAGAGTGTAGTGTACAGCTTCGGAACACTTCTGCTCGACCTTCTTAGCGGAAAGCATATTCCTCCAAGTCAT GCACTTGACCTGATCCGAAGTAAGAACTTCCGGACACTGATGGACTCTTGTTTGGAGGGGCATTTCTCAAATGCTGATGGGACTGAGTTGGTTCGATTAGCTTCTCGTTGTTTGCAATATGAACCTCGCGAGAGGCCAAATGTAAAATCACTAGTTACTTCTTTGGGATCGCTTGAAAAGGATGCAGAG GTGCCTTCATACACACTGATGGGCATTCTGAATGGTCCTGTGACTTCGAAGCAAATGATTAAACTATCACCACTTGGCGAAGCTTGTGCAAGATTGGACTTGGTAGGTATATATGAAATACTAGAGAAGGTTGGATACAAGGACGAGGAGGGCTTAGCGAATGAC CTGTCTTTCCAAGCCTGGACCAGCCAAATCCAGGAGACTTTGAACTTTAAGAAGCATGGGGACAATGCTTTTCTAGCTAAAGATTTTGAAACCGCAATCGATTGTTACACACAG TTCATTGACGGCGGAACAATGACTTCCCCGACCGTGTTGGCACGTCGATGCGTATCGTACCTCATGAACAATATGCTGCAAGAAGCTCTGGGAGATGCTATGCAAGCACAGGAAGCATCACCAGAGTGGCCTACCGCTTACTATCTTCAAGCTGCTGTCCTTCTCAGCCTTGGAATGGACAGCGATGCCGAAGAAACGATCAAACATGGTGCCAAGCTTGAAGCCAAGCGGAAAACCAGAACCTGA